The Acidimicrobiia bacterium genome segment CCGCTTCCGACTGATCGAGCCCGCGGAAGCCGCAACGGCCGTTCCGCCCCTCTACGACGCGGCGCGCCGGCGCCACGTTGGTGAGGTCACGCGCCACCCGGCGTGGTTCGAGCAGATCTTCAGCGAGCCCGCCGGCGGCAAGGGTCCCCGGCGCGTCTTCACGGCTGTGCACGAGTCGGTCGCCGGAGACGCCGACGGGTTCGCGCGCTACCGGATCAAGGACGACTGGTCCGGTGGCATCGCGGCGAACACGCTCGAGGTCATCGATCTCTACGCGCTCGACGACGAGGTCGAGGCTGCGCTGTGGCAGTTCCTCATCGACATCGACCTCGTCGCGAACGTGAAGGCGTTCGGACGGCCGGTCGACGACCCGATCCGGTGGCGGCTCGCGGATCCGCGCCGCATGCAGATCACGGAAGTCACCGACCATCTCTGGTTGCGAGTCGTCGATCCCGCGGTCGCGCTCGCGGCGCGCACCTACGGATCTCGCGATCGCGTCGTCGTCGAGCTCACAGACCCGTTCCTCCCGGGCAACGAGGGGCGTTGGTCGATCGACAACGCGTCCGACGATGTCACTGTGCAACGCACGGACGACGACGCCGACCTCGCAATGTCCGCGTCGGAGCTCGGTGGTCTCTACCTCGGTGGCGTGTCGGCAACAACGCTCGCGCGCGCGGGTCGAATCGCGGAGCTCGTCCCGGGCGCGATCGCGCGCGCCGACACATTTTTCACTACAACACCCGCGCCGTGGTGCCGTACGGACTTCTGAGCGCTACGCGTCGACCGGAACGACGTCGAACCCGAGCGCGCGTGCCGCTTCTCGCTGGCGCGCGTCGAACGTGACGAACGAACACGGACGGGGGAGGCGGTCGCCCGCTGCGAGGTGAACGGCGTCGAGGCTTCTGAGACCATGAGCGCAGCCGATCTCGGATGCGACCTCGAGACACTCGGAGTCGACGTCGACGACGAGGAAGCGTGCCCAATCGTCTGCCAAGCGCGCTGCGATCGACTCCTGGACCGAGCGCGAGAGCGGCTGCCGGCACAGAGCGATGCGGGACTCGGTTCGCAGGAGGGCCGACGCCACCCAATCCTCGTCGATCTCCATTGCATGGAGGACGAGGTTGGTTCCCTCTTCGGCGATGTAGCGCTTCACCATCGCCGAGCTGTCGAGGAGCAACACCTATCGGTCACCGCGGAGCTCGTCGACGATGTCGCTCGTGAGCTTCGCCCCGCCGGTGAGCTTGACCGGCTCGGGCGCAGGCCGATGCGGGCCTCGCCTTCGCGGCGGGATCACCCGGCCGGACGCGATCAGCTCGTCGAGGGTGGGACGCTCACCAGCGGGCCGCAGCGGTGCAAGCTCGGCCTTGGGCTCGCCGTCGACCGTGATGACGATTCGTTCACCCGAAGCCGCCCGGCGCACGAGCCGGCTGATGTCCCGTCGCAGCTCTCGGATCCCCACGCGCTCCATCCGCCGAAGTGTACACGCGTGGACACAAGCCGGGAAGACCTACCGCGCGACCAGAGCCTTGAGCTGGGCGATCGCGTCGATGGGCCCGGGGTCGACGTCGTTGTCGAGCGCGAGGTAGTAGCTCATCCAGTCGCCGAGGTAGATGACATCGAGGAGCTGCGCGAGGCGTCCCTCCCCTTCCGCCTCGACCGTGATCACCCGGTTCAGGGTCTCTTCGATCAGCTCCCGGGTGGCCGCCATGCGCCGTGCGAGCTGAGCGTGCTCCATGCCCTGGTGCAGCTCGACGAGCGTGAAGATCTGGCGGGTGACATCGCCGTGCTGACCCCACCCACAGACCTCGTTGTGGTCGAGCTCCGGGTAGACGTTCCAGAACGCCGGCGCCTTCGCGTTCTCGTTGATCGAGCACTTCCAGCGCATCGCGGCGGCAGCGCCGAAGCCACCGGCGCCATAGATGATCGGGATCGTGCGATCGATCTTGCGCGCCAGCTCGCGCGCCGGGTTGCGCGACGCGTCGGCATCGGGCTTGCACTGGTCGCGCCGGCGCTTCAGCTGCTCTTGCGCCTTCAGCAGCGCTGCGTGCGCTTCGGGGAGCATGCCCATGCGGAACAACACGACGATCAGCGGCGCGAGGAGCGAGCCGAGCGCGAACCGCGGCAGCGGCGCGTCGGTCGGACAGCCGATGTGGAGCAGGTCGTGCTCACGCGCGAAGTCAGCGAGGGCACCGCCGCTCGACACGGTGATGAGCCGTGCTCCAGCAGTGAGGGCACCGCGCGCCATCTCCAGCGTCTCCTCCGTGTCACCCGAGTACGACACCGCGAACGCGAGTGTGCGCGGACCGACGAACGCGGGCGTTCGGTAGTGCTTCAACACCGTCAGGGGAACGGGTAGGGACGCGGTGCCGGTGGCCTGCAGGATGTCGCCGACGATCCCCGAGCCACCCATGCCGAGCGTGACGATGTGATCGAAGTCGTCGGCGGCGGGGAGCTTGCTGCGGTCGATCTTGCCTGCGCGCTCGTGCGCGCTCGCGAGCTGTTCCGGGATCGAGCAGAGCGCCTGGCCGACGTTGAGCGAATCGACGGCCATCGCCCTAAGCCTGGAACGTGAAGCTCACGCCGTCGGCTTCCGCCTTTGCCGTGAGTCGCGCGTCCTCGGCATCGTCGACATTCTCGGCCTCGTCGATCAGCATGATCGGGATGTCGTCGCGCACTGCGTAGCGTCGCTTGAGCCTGGGGTTGTACAGCGACGACTCGTCCTCGAAGTAGAGCAGCGGTCCCTTGTCTTCGGGGCACGCGAGGATCTCGAGCAGCTTGGGGTCGAGCGCCATCGTCACTCCTTGCCAAAACGGGATTTAGGTCGGTGTTTGCTCGGCGCGCACCAGCGCGAGCACGTCGTTGGTGTGCACGTCGCAGGAAACACGGTCGGTGGCCTCGAGATTGAGCCGCAGCAGCGGCTCGGTGTTGCTCGGGCGCAGATTGAACCACCAATCGCCCATGTCGACGGTGAGGCCGTCGAGACGATCCTGCAGACCGTCGCTGTACGCGGCGGCGACGCGATCGATCACTTCGTCGACATCGGCGACGCGCGTGTTGATCTCGCCGGATGGCGCGTAGCGATCGAAGGGCACGCGCAGCTCCGACAGCGGCGTACCCGATTTCGAGAGCTGCTCGAGCACGATGAGCGCGGCGATGATGCCGGAGTCGGCTCGGAAGTTCTCGCGGAAGTAGTAGTGCGCGGAATGCTCGCCGCCGAACACCGCACCCGTGTCGGCCATCACCTGCTTCATGAACGAATGGCCGACGCGGCTCTTGACCGGCTTGCCGCCGAGCTCCCGGATCACCTCGGGCACCGCCTTCGAACAGATCACGTTGTGCACGATCGCCTCACCCGGGTGTCGCGCGAGCATCGCGGCCGCGAGGATGGCCGTAGTGGTGGAGCCCGACACGACCTCGCCGCGGTCGTCGACCAGCACGACCCGATCGGCGTCGCCGTCGAACGCGAGACCGATCGCCGCGCCACCGTCGATCACCGCCCGCCGGAGATCGGCAAGGTTGTCGAGATTCATCACGTCGGGCGCATGATTCGGGAAGGTCCCGTCGAGCTCTCCGTAGAGAAGGGTGAGCTCGAACGGCAGCCCAGAGAACACCGCGGGCACGATGAGCCCGCCCACGCCGTTTGCGGTGTCGGCAACGACGCGCATCGGGTCGAGGGTGGCGACGTCGACGAAGGACCGCACGTGCGCGGCGAATGCCGAGAGGAGATCGAGCCGTTCCGCTCGACCCGGATCTTCGCCCCGCTCGAGCAGACCCTCCGCCACCATGGCCTTGATCTCGGCGAGCCCGGTGTCTTCCCCGATGGGCGCGGCGCCCGCGCGGCAGAGCTTGAACCCGTTGTACTCGGCCGGGTTGTGGCTCGCGGTCACCATCGCGCCGGGCGCGTCGAGATGGCCCGAGGCGAAGTAGCAGAGGTCGGTCGAGGCGATCCCGAGGTCGAGGACGTCGGCACCGGCGATCGTCGCGCCCTCGATGAACGCGGCAACGAGGGGCTCCGACGACGGGCGGGCGTCGTGCCCGACGAGCACCCGTGCGGCACCCGTGAACGCGACGAGCGCGTTCCCCACCTTGCGCGCGACCGACTCGTCGAGCTCGTCGGGATAGACGCCGCGAATGTCGTAGGCCTTGAAGATGGAGTCGAGCGCAGCGTCGGCCACGGGGAGCCTCGGGTCCTCACCGCGGGGAGCGGGACGGAAATCGTACCCGGCGACGCCTCCGATCGGGTCCGGAACCTCCCGCGCCGGAAGCGGTAGGGGCGGTCACTCCCCACCACACGAGGGCCCCCAGCCCGGCAAGGCCGGCGAGGCTTCCGGCCCGACCGAGCCATTCCGCGGACGTGGTGCCATAGGCGAGACGCACGTGCTTGCTCGTGGGAACGACGACCATGAAGTTCGGCGTGGCGCGCCACGGGCCGTCGGCGCCGCGGGCCTCCCAGTTCGGGAAGTACGACGTCTTGACCATCACCGGCACGCCCGTGCGCGACACGTCGAACTCGATGGAGTCCTCGGTGGTCCGTATGTGCGACACCTTCACGTTCGGCAACGGCCGCTTCGCGACCTGGCGAGCATCGGACATGTCGGCCCGCTGCCACGCCGCGGGCCCGTGGTCGGTGAGAGGACGGTTGAGCGCGTTGGGATCGTCGAACCACGGCACCGCCAGGCACTCCCATGCACTGAGCTCCTCGACACCCGGCGTATCCGGCGGAGGCTTCGGCTTGCCTTCGCACTTCCAGTTCGAGTCGGTGTGCAGGTCCTTCGCGACGACTGGTTCGTACTGCAGCGCGGAGACGACGGGAGCGCCCGCAACTTCGTAGATCGTCCAGCCGAGCGGTGGGCCGACGTCGAGGTCCGGGACGGTCGCGACTTCCCGCAGCGCCGGGTTGCGCGCCGCGGCTTCCTTCATGTCGGGCATCGCGGCGTAGTAACGCACCCCCATCAGCTGGAGATACTTCACTCCGAGGTCGAAATCGACCGACGTGCGGTACGGGAATCCGCGCGCGGGATTCGACGGTGTCGGCGTGAGGGTGGCGGCCGCGAGGAAGTGGTACGGCGTCGTACCCGCCGACTCGTAGTACAGACCCTCCATCGAGCTGATCCGACCGTCGGTCCAGTACGGGAGCATCATCAGCGAGAGCGGAGTCCCGTATTGGCCGATCGAGGAGCTCGGCTCCCACAGCATGCGACCAGGCGGCAATGACGCGGCGGTGTCGATGAACGCCCGGTACTCCGCGTAGCCCTTCTTCGTGAAGTCGGCAGCGGTTCCGCCTTCGTAACCGGTGTAGTTGTACTTGGCCCAGTAGATGACGTAGCCCTTGGTCGCGTTGACCCGCACGAGCGCAATCGTCGTGAACACCGCCAACACCACCCCGATGACGAGCAGACGAGTTGCCACGTGACGTGCACTCTCGGGGCGTCGGTGCTCCGGCGCCGCGTCATCGAACACCGAATCGTCGCGTGAAGGGGTGCCGTCGTCAGGCGGATCCGGACCGTGCACGACCCATGCGGCGAACTGCCCGGTCCAACGAGCGATCTCGGCGGCGCCGAGCGCCGCAAGGAGGTACAGCATGAGGTACCAGAACGGCAGCAGCCGGAGGTTCCACGCCGGCGTCTTGCCCAGGATCTCGCGCAGCAGCTCCCACGCGCAGAAGATCGTGCCGGCGAGGAAGGTGATCGCGCCGACGACGAGCGTGGCTCGACGCCGGTACGCGATTCCCGCCCCGATCGCGACGAGCCCGAACAGGAACAGGAACCACATCTCGGAGAGGAACAACCAGTCGAAGGACGTCGGCAGCTCGATACCCAACCGGCCGAGCAGCCAGGGATCGGTGTACCCGGTGCCGATCGGTTCGTAACGCATGTCGGTCGTGTAGCCGAGCGTGGCCGCAAGCGGAACGAGCCACACCGCGGTGAGCGCGGTGCCGACCGCGACGATCGCGGCCACGCGCCCCGTGTTCGCGCGCGGACGCCAACACAACCAGATCACTCCTGCTGCGGAAAGTGCGAACACCGCGACGACGAGGTGGCTCGTGAGCGTTGCTGCGAGGAACAAAGCCGGGATCCACAGTCCGCGGCGCCGATCCAGAGCGAACGCGAGCGTGCCGAGGAAGAGCAGCGCGCAGGCGATCGCGATCGTGAACGAGTACTCACCCGCGAGCGTGTTGGTGAGGGTGCCACCCATGATGTGGTGGTCGTACCGCATGGTCGCGTCGCCGCCGTCCTTGAAGAACAGGAGGGCGGTCGCACCGACCGCGAAGAAGGCGGGCGCGGGGCGCGGCGTGCGGATGCCCCGGGCGAACACGTAGGCGCCGATCGGCAGCAGCACCGGACCGAGCGCGGTCACGAGCTTGAACGCGATGTTGTACGGCAACACGACGTCGAGCAGGACGATCAGCAGCGCCGGGAACGGAAAGTAGAACTGCCCGGCCGGGAACCCGGCGTACGAGTCGTTGGTCCAGCCCGCAACCCGCCACGGCAAGAGGTGGTCACGGAGGTACGCGGGGAACCACACGTGCGCGCCCGTGTCACCGCCGGTGGGGGTGGTGTTCAGGAACAGCAGCCGCGGCTGGAGCTGCACGAAGATGTAGATGCAGCACACCGCGACGATCGCGATCCCGGCCCAGTTCAGGAAGCGGTCGTATCGCTTGATCCGCGGCGCCGGAACTTCCTCGACACGTTCCGTGGGCGCGTCGATGACGTCGTGGGTGGCGACCACCGGGTCAGTGTGCCAGGCGAGGATGTGCGGAAACGCTCAGGTGCGCAGGGCTACTTGACGCGCGCGAGCTCGAGCACGTGCCCGAGCGGCACCGGCCCTTCGGCCGTCTCCCACGACTGCGCTTCGCAACGCCCGCATCGGCGAAACGTCACCTCGCGCTCCGCGATCCGCATCCGGATCTCGACGAGCGTCGATCTCGAGCACCTTGGACAGCGCACGCGAACCTCCCAGCACCACGACCGCCGGTAGAGGTATCGGGACCCGAACGGGAAAACTTGAGCAAACACCGGTTTGCACCAATCGCGTCACATGCGGCGACGAGTGCCAGCGAGGAGCTCGCCAGGAGTGAACGACCGCGAGGCGGGTATCCGGCCTCGCAGCGAGCGGGTGATCAGGTGATCTCGATCAAGAGGTCGATCACGCTCAACGTGTTGAAGCCCACGTGGAGCATGATCGACCGGGAGAGATCGCCGGTCTTGGCCGCCTGGTACCCCGACACGAGGCCCAGCGAGAGGATCGCGGGAAACGCGATCAGCGTCCCGATCGACGGATCGCCGAAGTGCACGAGACCGAAGACCGCAGCGGAGATGAAGACCGCCCAGCCGGGCGTCGTCTTGCGCAGTAACGAGCGCAGGAGAGCGCCGCGGAACAGGAGCTCTTCGGCTACCGGCGCGAGCACGCCCACAGCGAGGAACAGCAAGGGGATGGCGAAGCCGCTCGACCGTGACGCGATCCGCACCGCCTCCTGGCGGGCAACCGTGCCGTGCACCTCCTGGAGGAGCAGGATGCCCGGAATCCACACGAGCTGGAGGCCGACCCCGGCGAAGAACCACCGCGCGTCGTCCCACCAGGGCTTGCCGCGTGGGATCGCCCGGAGCCCGAAATCGGCTTCGAGGGACCCGCGGCCCTTCCGGCGCGCCACGACGGCCAGCCAGGCGACGATCGTGCCGTCCTGGGCGATGATCAGCGCGGCGAGCTCGGTCGGGCTCGTGCGCACGCCGACGAACGCACCCGCGACGACGGAGACGAGGAACCCGGCGAACCAGGCCGCGACGACGTCGCCGATACCCCAGCTGATCCTCGGACGCAACGCCTCCGGCCCGGGGACCGGTGGGTCCGGTGCGGACGTCGGGCTCACCGGTTGCCCGGCACCGCGCAGTGCACCTGCGCACGATACCGGCGCACGATACCGGCGCCTTTCTCCAGTGCGCGTGTTCGCGGGGGGGCCTCCCGCCGTAGCATGGAGCGACCGAGGCCGCCGACCCCAAGGCCGCCCGGCAGGAGTCCGGCCCGACCAATGAGCCGTCGCCCAAACGACCTCGACCCCGGGAGCGATCCCGGAGCCCGTGGACCCGCGCCGAACGGCCGGCCCCCGTCTCCTCCGGGTGGTCCGCGTCCGGGCGGCGGGATGCCCCCGGGAGGCCGCCAAGGTTCGCGGCCCGGTGAAAATCGGCCAGGTGAGAAGCGACCGAGCTCGTCGCCGTCGTTGCGTTGGGTGCCGTGGATCGTGCTCGCGCTCATCGCCGCCGCGTTCCTGGTGAGCAGCCTCGCGAGCAACAGCTCGTCGAAAGCCGACCTGACGTACTCGGAGTTCACGAAGGCCGTCGACGAGGGCAAGGTCAAGAGCATCGAGTTCAACAAGTCCAGCGGCGAGATCGACGGCGTCTTCACCGGGCCGCAGGACGGCAAGAAGGAATTCACGAGCTCGGGTCCGAAGGACGACCTTCCCGCGGCCGAGCTGAAGACACTCCAGTCGAAGAACGTCGACATCAAGTACGTCGACCAGGGAAGCAACCTTCTCGGCGACATCCTGCTGTGGGTGCTGCCACTGGTGCTCATCGTCGGTTTGTTCGTCTGGCTCAGCCGGCGCGCCACGCAGGGGCAGATGGGCGCGGTGATGAACATCGGGCGCAGCCGGGCGAAGGTGTACAACACCGAGAACCCGAAGACCACGTTCGCCGACGTTGCCGGCTACGGGCCGGTGAAGCAAGAGATTGCCGAAGTCGTCGACTTCTTGAAGAACCCCGCCAAGTTCAAGGAGATCGGCGCGCGCATCCCCAAGGGCGTGCTGCTCGTGGGCCCGCCCGGCACCGGAAAGACCCTCATCGCGCGTGCGGTTGCGGGCGAGGCCGGCGTGCCGTTCGTGTCGGTTACCGGATCCGACTTCATGGAGATGTTCGTCGGTGTCGGCGCCGCGCGCGTGCGCGACCTGTTCCAGACCGCGCGCAAGCAGGCGCCCGCGATCATCTTCGTCGACGAGGTCGACTCGATCGGCCGGAAGCGCGGCGCGGGCTTGGGCGGAGGTCACGACGAGCGCGAGCAGACGCTCAACCAGATGCTCGCCGAGATGGACGGCTTCGAAGCCACCGAGGGCATCGTGATGATGGCGGCCACGAACCGTCCCGACGTCCTCGACCCCGCGCTGCTGCGTCCCGGTCGCTTCGACCGGACGATCCTCGTGCCCTTCCCCACGCAGGAGGAGCGCGTCCAGATCCTCAAGGTGCACTTCCGCGACAAGAAGATCGACGACGACGTCAATGTCGACGTGCTCGCGCGCGGCACGCCAGGCATGTCGGGGGCCGACCTCTCCAATCTCGTGAACGAAGCCGCGCTGTTCGCCGTACGACGCGGCGAGAAGCAGGTGCACGCCGAAGACTTCGAGTCGGCGCGCGACCGGGTCCTGATGGGCCTCAAGCGCGAGTCGATGGTGCTCAGCGAGGAAGAGAAGGAAGTGGTCGCCTACCACGAGGGCGGGCACGCGGTGCTGGCGTACGTGCTCGAGCACGCCGACCCGGTGCACAAGGTCACGATCCTCGCCACCGGTATGGCGCTCGGGGTCACCCAGCAACTGCCGCTCGAGGAGCGCCACATCTACAAGCGGGAGTACATCGCCGACTCGCTCGTCGTGCGCCTCGGTGGCCGCATTGCCGAGGAGCTCGTCTACGGCCACCTCTCCACCGGCGCGCAGAACGACCTGGTCGGTGTCACCGAGCTCGCTCGCAAGATGGTGCGCGAGTGGGGCATGTCGGATCGCATCGGGCCGATGGCGTGGGGCTCGCAGGGGGCGGTGTTCCTGGGCGAGGACCTCGTGCACACCCGCGACTACTCCGACGAGACGGCCCGCGTAATCGACGAAGAGGTCGAGCGCATCCTGCGCGACGAGGAGAACCGCGCCCGGAAGGTGCTCGGTGAGCACCGCGCCGGGCTCGAGGCCATCGCACAGGCGCTGCTCGAGCGGGAGACGCTCGACGGCGGGGAGGTCGGTGCGATCGTCGACGAGGCGATGGGTCACAGGTGCGGCGGCCCGCGGCACTACCTGCGCGCCGACGGCACGGACGTCGTCGCAGAATCGCTCCCCGCAGGCGAGTCACTCAGCGACATCGCCGAGTAAGGGCCTGCCGACGAACAAGTCGCG includes the following:
- a CDS encoding GNAT family N-acetyltransferase: MDITLRPVTEAELVAFKRATAVAFGNVQSDEEAQSWGAGVELDRTLAAFDGETIIGTAAALSFELTVPGGALVPTAGVTMVGVHPTHRRRGLLVRMMEEQLADVAARGEPLAVLTASESAIYRRFGYGLATFSTFWTLRTEGTDFASPPTVDGRFRLIEPAEAATAVPPLYDAARRRHVGEVTRHPAWFEQIFSEPAGGKGPRRVFTAVHESVAGDADGFARYRIKDDWSGGIAANTLEVIDLYALDDEVEAALWQFLIDIDLVANVKAFGRPVDDPIRWRLADPRRMQITEVTDHLWLRVVDPAVALAARTYGSRDRVVVELTDPFLPGNEGRWSIDNASDDVTVQRTDDDADLAMSASELGGLYLGGVSATTLARAGRIAELVPGAIARADTFFTTTPAPWCRTDF
- a CDS encoding type II toxin-antitoxin system VapC family toxin translates to MLLLDSSAMVKRYIAEEGTNLVLHAMEIDEDWVASALLRTESRIALCRQPLSRSVQESIAARLADDWARFLVVDVDSECLEVASEIGCAHGLRSLDAVHLAAGDRLPRPCSFVTFDARQREAARALGFDVVPVDA
- a CDS encoding type II toxin-antitoxin system prevent-host-death family antitoxin is translated as MERVGIRELRRDISRLVRRAASGERIVITVDGEPKAELAPLRPAGERPTLDELIASGRVIPPRRRGPHRPAPEPVKLTGGAKLTSDIVDELRGDR
- a CDS encoding bifunctional phosphoglucose/phosphomannose isomerase; protein product: MAVDSLNVGQALCSIPEQLASAHERAGKIDRSKLPAADDFDHIVTLGMGGSGIVGDILQATGTASLPVPLTVLKHYRTPAFVGPRTLAFAVSYSGDTEETLEMARGALTAGARLITVSSGGALADFAREHDLLHIGCPTDAPLPRFALGSLLAPLIVVLFRMGMLPEAHAALLKAQEQLKRRRDQCKPDADASRNPARELARKIDRTIPIIYGAGGFGAAAAMRWKCSINENAKAPAFWNVYPELDHNEVCGWGQHGDVTRQIFTLVELHQGMEHAQLARRMAATRELIEETLNRVITVEAEGEGRLAQLLDVIYLGDWMSYYLALDNDVDPGPIDAIAQLKALVAR
- a CDS encoding Trm112 family protein, encoding MALDPKLLEILACPEDKGPLLYFEDESSLYNPRLKRRYAVRDDIPIMLIDEAENVDDAEDARLTAKAEADGVSFTFQA
- the manB gene encoding phosphomannomutase/phosphoglucomutase (converts mannose-6-phosphate to mannose-1-phosphate; the resulting product is then converted to GDP-mannose by ManC which is then used in the synthesis of mannose-containing glycoconjugates that are important for mediating entry into host cells); protein product: MADAALDSIFKAYDIRGVYPDELDESVARKVGNALVAFTGAARVLVGHDARPSSEPLVAAFIEGATIAGADVLDLGIASTDLCYFASGHLDAPGAMVTASHNPAEYNGFKLCRAGAAPIGEDTGLAEIKAMVAEGLLERGEDPGRAERLDLLSAFAAHVRSFVDVATLDPMRVVADTANGVGGLIVPAVFSGLPFELTLLYGELDGTFPNHAPDVMNLDNLADLRRAVIDGGAAIGLAFDGDADRVVLVDDRGEVVSGSTTTAILAAAMLARHPGEAIVHNVICSKAVPEVIRELGGKPVKSRVGHSFMKQVMADTGAVFGGEHSAHYYFRENFRADSGIIAALIVLEQLSKSGTPLSELRVPFDRYAPSGEINTRVADVDEVIDRVAAAYSDGLQDRLDGLTVDMGDWWFNLRPSNTEPLLRLNLEATDRVSCDVHTNDVLALVRAEQTPT
- a CDS encoding 6-pyruvoyl-tetrahydropterin synthase-related protein, giving the protein MVATHDVIDAPTERVEEVPAPRIKRYDRFLNWAGIAIVAVCCIYIFVQLQPRLLFLNTTPTGGDTGAHVWFPAYLRDHLLPWRVAGWTNDSYAGFPAGQFYFPFPALLIVLLDVVLPYNIAFKLVTALGPVLLPIGAYVFARGIRTPRPAPAFFAVGATALLFFKDGGDATMRYDHHIMGGTLTNTLAGEYSFTIAIACALLFLGTLAFALDRRRGLWIPALFLAATLTSHLVVAVFALSAAGVIWLCWRPRANTGRVAAIVAVGTALTAVWLVPLAATLGYTTDMRYEPIGTGYTDPWLLGRLGIELPTSFDWLFLSEMWFLFLFGLVAIGAGIAYRRRATLVVGAITFLAGTIFCAWELLREILGKTPAWNLRLLPFWYLMLYLLAALGAAEIARWTGQFAAWVVHGPDPPDDGTPSRDDSVFDDAAPEHRRPESARHVATRLLVIGVVLAVFTTIALVRVNATKGYVIYWAKYNYTGYEGGTAADFTKKGYAEYRAFIDTAASLPPGRMLWEPSSSIGQYGTPLSLMMLPYWTDGRISSMEGLYYESAGTTPYHFLAAATLTPTPSNPARGFPYRTSVDFDLGVKYLQLMGVRYYAAMPDMKEAAARNPALREVATVPDLDVGPPLGWTIYEVAGAPVVSALQYEPVVAKDLHTDSNWKCEGKPKPPPDTPGVEELSAWECLAVPWFDDPNALNRPLTDHGPAAWQRADMSDARQVAKRPLPNVKVSHIRTTEDSIEFDVSRTGVPVMVKTSYFPNWEARGADGPWRATPNFMVVVPTSKHVRLAYGTTSAEWLGRAGSLAGLAGLGALVWWGVTAPTASGAGGSGPDRRRRRVRFPSRSPR
- a CDS encoding CPBP family intramembrane glutamic endopeptidase translates to MSPTSAPDPPVPGPEALRPRISWGIGDVVAAWFAGFLVSVVAGAFVGVRTSPTELAALIIAQDGTIVAWLAVVARRKGRGSLEADFGLRAIPRGKPWWDDARWFFAGVGLQLVWIPGILLLQEVHGTVARQEAVRIASRSSGFAIPLLFLAVGVLAPVAEELLFRGALLRSLLRKTTPGWAVFISAAVFGLVHFGDPSIGTLIAFPAILSLGLVSGYQAAKTGDLSRSIMLHVGFNTLSVIDLLIEIT
- the ftsH gene encoding ATP-dependent zinc metalloprotease FtsH, translated to MPWIVLALIAAAFLVSSLASNSSSKADLTYSEFTKAVDEGKVKSIEFNKSSGEIDGVFTGPQDGKKEFTSSGPKDDLPAAELKTLQSKNVDIKYVDQGSNLLGDILLWVLPLVLIVGLFVWLSRRATQGQMGAVMNIGRSRAKVYNTENPKTTFADVAGYGPVKQEIAEVVDFLKNPAKFKEIGARIPKGVLLVGPPGTGKTLIARAVAGEAGVPFVSVTGSDFMEMFVGVGAARVRDLFQTARKQAPAIIFVDEVDSIGRKRGAGLGGGHDEREQTLNQMLAEMDGFEATEGIVMMAATNRPDVLDPALLRPGRFDRTILVPFPTQEERVQILKVHFRDKKIDDDVNVDVLARGTPGMSGADLSNLVNEAALFAVRRGEKQVHAEDFESARDRVLMGLKRESMVLSEEEKEVVAYHEGGHAVLAYVLEHADPVHKVTILATGMALGVTQQLPLEERHIYKREYIADSLVVRLGGRIAEELVYGHLSTGAQNDLVGVTELARKMVREWGMSDRIGPMAWGSQGAVFLGEDLVHTRDYSDETARVIDEEVERILRDEENRARKVLGEHRAGLEAIAQALLERETLDGGEVGAIVDEAMGHRCGGPRHYLRADGTDVVAESLPAGESLSDIAE